DNA sequence from the Halorussus limi genome:
ACATGTCGGCGCTCCGCGCCCACCAGACGACGTTTCTCGCCTCGGTCACGGGCGGACCGGTCGAGTACGACGGCGCGGACCTCTCCTCGGCCCACGCCGACCTCGACATCGACGGACGGGACTTCGAAATCGTCGCCCGCCACCTCGACGAGGCGCTGGCGGAGTTCGACGTGTCGGCGGACGACCGCGAGGAGGTCGTCGCCGCGATCGCCGAACTCGAATCGGCCATCGTCACCGCGGAGTAGAGCGACGAAACGGGGTCGGTCGAACGGGTCTCTGGGGAACCGGCG
Encoded proteins:
- a CDS encoding group I truncated hemoglobin, translating into MSETLYDRLGGRDAIAAVVESFYDRVLDDDRIAHFFEDTDMSALRAHQTTFLASVTGGPVEYDGADLSSAHADLDIDGRDFEIVARHLDEALAEFDVSADDREEVVAAIAELESAIVTAE